A genomic stretch from Dermochelys coriacea isolate rDerCor1 chromosome 24, rDerCor1.pri.v4, whole genome shotgun sequence includes:
- the LOC119848085 gene encoding N-formyl peptide receptor 3-like, giving the protein MELFIVCLVLSGMVFLAGVSLNSYILFIAGCRVERTASTVWFLNQAMANLIFIVFLPLRFISIFILDLNEAKSMSSTVTSLYMFSSAFFLTDLSIDRCILVARPEWAWNHRTPPLAFRVILGTWALSLGFSLWYSDLWEFLLSPANTSMYFRLKEERVKAAVVIQFLVGFMIPLALILIPNFYIILAAKQRRNKLIQSTKPLKILLGLIPTFFLCWLPYHVFSFLQISATFPLPLLDIGSTFAWVLTYFSSCLNPIFYLTMEEEFQRYRQCARNTQTTDNSGPEPDE; this is encoded by the coding sequence ATGGAGTTATTCATTGTCTGTCTGGTACTTAGTGGCATGGTCTTCCTCGCCGGGGTGTCGTTGAACAGCTACATCCTCTTCATTGCTGGCTGCCGTGTGGAGAGGACAGCCAGCACCGTGTGGTTCCTGAACCAGGCCATGGCCAATTTAATCTTTATCGTCTTCCTGCCCCTCAGATTCATCTCCATCTTCATCCTGGACTTAAACGAGGCCAAGAGTATGAGCAGCACCGTCACCTCCCTATATATGTTCTCCAGCGCCTTCTTCCTCACGGACCTCAGTATCGATCGCTGCATCCTCGTGGCACGCCCTGAGTGGGCCTGGAACCACCGCACGCCCCCCCTGGCTTTCAGGGTGATTCTGGGCACATGGGCCCTGTCTCTTGGATTCAGTTTGTGGTATAGTGATCTCTGGGAATTCCTGCTCTCACCTGCCAACACAAGCATGTATTTCCGACTGAAGGAAGAGAGGGTGAAGGCTGCCGTTGTGATCCAGTTCCTTGTCGGGTTTATGATCCCATTAGCCTTGATATTGATCCCAAACTTCTACATCATTCTAGCTGCCAAGCAGAGAAGGAACAAGCTGATCCAGTCCACCAAGCCACTAAAGATCCTTCTTGGCTTGATCCCGACCTTTTTCCTCTGCTGGCTGCCATATCACGTCTTCTCCTTCCTGCAGATCTCAGCTACGTTCCCTCTGCCCCTTCTGGACATAGGAAGCACTTTTGCTTGGGTCCTGACATATTTCAGCAGCTGCCTCAACCCCATCTTCTACCTCACCATGGAGGAAGAGTTTCAGAGGTACCGGCAATGTGCACGAAACACCCAAACCACCGACAACTCAGGGCCAGAGCCAGATGAATAG